One Cherax quadricarinatus isolate ZL_2023a chromosome 17, ASM3850222v1, whole genome shotgun sequence genomic window carries:
- the LOC138852821 gene encoding piggyBac transposable element-derived protein 4-like, with protein MSRRKSALTPRKIGTLLFLSDSSDTDGSGNEDEFYGFDKLVTENNDQDIDNSAENPDDPRPSTSGVGTRDSRSGVPKRKRKLIFSRGLASDFSNDDDSDVDCDFIALDDHSSSDSEETYSPVKRRYVRRCMRSGSVPYAVPRGRSTSRSTSRSTSRGPTPVLGSDSEDDVATLGMDGPQTSVDGVSGAGGGSGTAMRDSLCHAGTHAADSSVQGQSGASPTSPPQPPVQPAYDVQYPPANHIWDWQQNPNFVPSPHHFDDSQSGILPTCPLGTTANELEFFELFFDQPLMETIVRESNKYFQYTMANTILSPQSRLHRWKETTVAEMYLLFATIMLMPHVYKHNIKAYWSTDRLICTPSFSEIIPVNRFILLLRMLHFSDKTRPDRSDRLYKIRNVFMYLKQKFRIYFYPFKNLVIDESLILFKGRLSFKQYIPSKRNRFGIKLFVLCDCDSGLVLDIVVYTGSKTLKDTKMLLGISGDVVRNMMAPYLGKGHTLYTDNWYTSPLLSDFMRVNKTDVCGTVRSNRKHMPRLNAGVRGDDVQVFTANDIMALRWHDKRDVTLLTTIHRNEMQDSGKVDRVTNERIRKPVTVIDYTQNMRLVDKCDMQIGFVDCVRKSYKWYMKLFFHLMDISMLNAYNMYQIKTGNRPPYGEFCLSVVRQLIMKYQVTTPAIQHGPRIHHNIPKRLRREGDHFIIQLPSTQKKFAQKRCIVCAQTKRRQQRRKDTRFMCEECKVPLCMVPCFKEFHKLQQF; from the coding sequence atgtctcgtcgcaagtcagctctcactccccggaaaattgggactctcctcttcctgtctgatagttctgacactgatggaagtggaaatgaagacgaattctacggctttgataagttagtgaccgaaaataatgaccaggatatcgataatagtgcagaaaaccccgacgatcctcgaccttctacctctggtgtgggcactcgtgactcacggtcgggtgttcctaaacgtaagagaaaactaatattttcccgtggcctggcctctgacttcagtaatgacgatgattctgacgtggattgtgattttattgcgctcgacgatcattcgagtagtgatagtgaggaaacatattcaccagtgaagcgtcggtatgttcgccgctgcatgcgctcgggtagtgtaccctatgctgtgcccaggggacggagtacatcccgtagtacatcccggagtacatcccgtggccctacacccgttttaggtagtgatagtgaggatgatgtggctacacttggcatggatgggccacagacatcagtggatggtgttagtggggctggtggtggtagtggcaccgccatgcgtgactcactgtgccacgcgggaacccacgctgctgactcgtcagttcaaggacaaagcggagcgtcacccaccagcccgccacaaccacccgtacaaccagcctatgatgtccagtatccaccagcaaaccatatctgggattggcagcaaaatcccaattttgttcccagccctcaccactttgatgactcgcaaagtggaattctacctacctgtccccttggaaccacggccaatgaactggaattctttgaattattctttgaccagccattgatggaaactattgtcagggaaagtaataagtattttcagtacaccatggcaaatacgatcttatcaccacagtcaagactacacaggtggaaagagacgactgttgcagaaatgtatttgctttttgcaacaataatgcttatgcctcacgtctataagcataatataaaagcatactggtccacagatcggctaatttgtaccccatccttcagtgaaataataccagtgaacaggtttatcttactgttacgtatgttgcacttctctgacaaaaccaggcctgacagaagtgacaggttatacaagattagaaatgttttcatgtatctcaaacaaaagttcaggatatacttttatccattcaagaatcttgtaattgacgagtctttgattttgttcaaaggtagactgtcattcaagcagtatataccgagcaagaggaaccgctttggtataaaattgtttgtactctgtgattgtgacagtggcctggtgttggatattgttgtatacacgggtagtaaaacattgaaagataccaagatgttattgggtatatcaggtgacgtagtgagaaacatgatggcaccttatcttggtaagggccatacattatataccgataactggtacacaagcccattactcagtgatttcatgcgagtgaacaagacagatgtgtgtggcacagtgcgttctaatcgtaaacatatgcccaggctcaacgcaggtgttcgtggtgatgacgtgcaggtgtttactgccaatgacatcatggcattacggtggcatgacaaacgagatgtcacattgttgacaaccattcaccgtaatgaaatgcaagacagtggcaaagttgatcgagtgactaatgaacgtattcgaaaaccagtgacagtgattgattatacacaaaacatgcgcttggttgacaagtgtgacatgcagattggttttgttgactgtgttcgtaagagttacaagtggtacatgaaacttttcttccatctcatggacatttcaatgctgaatgcatataatatgtaccaaataaagactggtaacagaccaccgtatggtgaattttgtttgtctgttgtcagacaactcataatgaagtaccaggtaacaacacctgcaatacaacatggtcctcgaattcatcacaatatacccaagcgtttgagaagagaaggtgatcatttcataatacagcttccttcaactcaaaagaaatttgctcagaagagatgcattgtctgtgcacaaacaaaacgacggcaacaaagacgcaaagacactcggtttatgtgtgaggaatgtaaggtgcctctgtgcatggtgccttgtttcaaggagttccacaagctccagcagttctaa